Sequence from the Ailuropoda melanoleuca isolate Jingjing chromosome 10, ASM200744v2, whole genome shotgun sequence genome:
AGGCCTCATCTTAAGGTGAGATTTCAAGTGTTTATTGCTATTGCTAGTGTAATTTCTTCATGACATTCTTCTCTGCACCGAAAAGCACGTTAGTGGTTTGGCTGCTGGAAACAGGCCTGCACGGAGCACAGCTGAGGGGTGTTGTGTGCGGGTGGGCGCTGCAAAGGCACTGGCAGAGGGGAGACGGCTGGGTTGAGCCTGGTTTAGGGAAGCAAGAGCTAAACCAGGGGCTAAATGGCACAGAAGAGCCAGGTATGGGTTGTAGAAATGACACATTGTGGAAGTGTTTGGTTATTTCCAAGGAAACAGGTTGCAATTTTTACTGCATGTCCTGGCCTTGGTTTTCTTGTCTCTTCAGTGAAGATCATTTCCCCCTTAGAGCATCGAGGGGATGGGGCTGGTACTCATGGGTAGGTGGGGCTGTTTCAGCTGGGACCAAAGCCAGAGAAGATGGGCTAAGAGGGCAGGAAAAGTGAAGATTACAGGGGAGAGATCCAAGATGTGAGGGTCTGAAACCTGTTAATGGGTAGGCATGATGGGGTGGGGTAAGCGAGAACACATGTGCAGGGCTGGGGTCCCCACCGGAAGAGCTCTTAGAGGATGGCAGTTGGAGCTAGGGGGCAGTGATGGAAAAAGCAGTGGCAGGAAAGCCACTGGGCTCGGGATGTCTCAGGTGCAGGTGGAGACCAGCCTCCCCGGTACAGAGATGGGACTGCAGTGCTTCCGGGCTCGACCTGAGGCTCCGGGGAGGGTCTTAGGAATCTTGAAACCTTCCAGCCTCACCTCAGACACCAAGGAGAGTTAAGCAAACCTCCCCTGTCGCTGGACAGTTCTTTATCGTGAAGCTCTTTTGTCCTCCTTTTCTTGAGCCCTTTTCTCTGCTGTGAAGCCACAGATTAGATTGTGACTCAAAACAGCTCTCACGTTGGGCCTAAGAGCCGGTCAGTGCTGAATATGCTCATTTGTCAGGAGGCAAGTTTGAAAGGGGTGCCTGTTAATCCCTGCTGAAAGTTACCTTTTGTTTGGGGTCAGCGTCCTGGCCAGTCGTTCCAAGTTTTTAAACAAACACCTATTCAGCATTTTACTCCCTACACCTTTGATACAGTCCTTATCCTAATTTTAAATCTCAGTACGTGTTCGAAACGAAAACTTCAGTTTATAACTTCTCACTCCTGTGTCTACAATTGGTGATATATAGGGGGAACAACCCATCAAGCACAGAgacttattaattaaaaagaggACCCTATGAAGTGGTGGATGTTGGTTCCAGAGGTGAGACACAGTCCCCAGTATCCTAGAGCTTAGACAAGGGCAGGTAGACGTTAACAGCCTTAGTAACTACTCTGAGAGGATAGGGGGTGGGTTTGGCACCTCAGCTGAACCCACCCTTGCTCCGAGGGGTAAAAGTCCTTACTTTCTCCCATAGGACAGCCAACAATCCTACCTAGTGTTTTGCTAGGCAGCCACACCAACTTTACCAGACCaactttcctccttttctcaagTTGTCAACAGCAGTTCTGACAGCTTTAAAACAGGAGCTTTATTCCAAATGGTACCACAGAGATGAACTGAGGATGTGTTATGGGCTCCATGTTTCTACCCCCCCATCCTCTCCAACTTAGACAAAGGACACAAGACACAACGTCCCTCGCTATTCACAGAACAGTTTATTGACCTACCTCACCTGGCAGGCCCTGGGGCCCCTCCTGACCAGGGGAAGCGTCAGCCTAGTTGCACTGCTGGGTTgcagcctgggccctggggagggggcgccaGCAGCAGGAAAGAACGCTGGCCAGTGCAGCTTTCAATACCAGAGTCTGAGCAGAGTCCAGACTCAACTCCACTTGATGTTCTTGTCTTCCTCAGTCATGGCCGGTGTCTCAGTGACAAGGCCAGTGCCAATGGTCCGGTTGCCGTCTCGAAGGGTGAAACGCTGGCCTTTTTCTAAGATCATGGGCTGCCGCAAGATAAGGGTGATCTTCAGGTCCTCCCCAGGCATAGCAAGCTCCTGGAGGGGGCAGAGACAGGGTTCATGCATGGCCCTCAAGCACCTTCTTCCCAACTCTTTGCTGCCTACCAAGGTTAAAACgaatgttaactaaattgaatttgattaaaaaattttttaaaaagttatgggAAATGCAGCAGGGGGATTCTTTCTGGAACCAGCTCCATCCCAGCCGCCAGGCAGATGCAAATTGGTGCATGTCAAGACAGGAAAGGAGTTGTGACCAGTGTTCCTAACGTTCACTCTGGAAAGTCAAGGAAATTGTGGGTCATGCAGGTTTCTTAAGTCACAAGACTTCTCTGAGCCATTATGTGCGGTACAATTCTCAACGGGGAGAATCCTCTTCTGGGAGATCTTTCTGTGGGTAAATGCTAGCATGGACTGGGTGGAGACTCACTCTCCCTAAACCCACCCAGCCAGACCTTTCCATCACTAGCTTCATTTACACAGTCAATGAAAAGTCACCCGTGTTGTCACATGTTTGGAATTGAGTGAGGGAGAGCTGGGGTGAAGTGTCTCTTCCACTCCTTCACATTCCCTATAGCCACCATACCTTCCCTGGTGGTAAGATGACACGACAGGCCATGTCCCAAGTCAGGGAGAACATGACAGGCATGAAGTGGGACACAAAAGGCTTGTGGCGGCCACCCTCCTCCTTGCTGAGGATATAAAcctggaaaaaagagaacaacagGGTGAAGCTGGGCCTGGCTGGAAACACCGCCACTGCACGGGACCATTTGGCTCAGCGCTGTCCGTCACCTGGAGCCCTCACCTGTGCCTCCACCTTCTGATGAGGCTGGATGGACCCTGGCTTGGCCATGACCAGGCCACGCCTCAGGTCCTCTCGCTTCAAGCCTCGGACCAGGGCTCCAAGGTTGTCACCTGCCTCTGCCCGCTCCAGACTCTTGTGGAACATCTCAATGCctaggagggaagaagagagacaagGGAGGAGGGTCTAGGGCAGAGGGAAGGCACAAAAGATCTGCAAGGGAAATCCTGGAGCCAGCCCCTGGGTCCCAAGGCATCTTTCCTATACCTGTCACCACACTGCGAATGTGCTTGCTATGTCCCAGGAACTCACACTCGTCTCCCTTCTTCAAAATGCCACGCTCTAATGTACCTGTCACCACCGTGCCACGGCCTGGAAGGAAACAGGACAAGAAGGACATCAGGGACCCTGGGCCAGGCCAAACAGCCAGAGAGTAGTGCAAGTGAACACGGTCCTCACCAGGAATAGAGTAAACGGACTCTACAGGCAGCAGGAAAGGCTTCTCCAGGTCTCGGGTGGGTACTGGGATGTAAGTGTCCACGGCATCCAGCAGCTTCTGCACGGACTTCACGCCTAGCTCAGGGTCACGTTGCTATGGGGGGAAGTGACAGGGCTCTGAAATTCTCATTCTGCTCCTCTTACTAAGAGGCACTCTCCAGGCTCAGCAGAACTCTGGCCACCCATCCAGTCCCATCCTCTGCCACAGCCCCTGCCTGACCCCGCCTTCACCTCAAGGGCACAGAGGGCAGAGCCTACGATGACCGGGGTCTCCTCCCCTTTGTAGCCAAACTCAGTGAGCAGTTCCCGGATCTCCAGCTCAACCAACTCCACCATCTCGGCGTCCTGGACAGCATCTGCTTTGTTCACGTACACCACAACGTGCTCTACTCCTATCTGTGGATGGCAAAGAGGTAGAAGTGGTGTCCTGCATGGACCAACTCCCCACTCTTCCTctttccacccctccccaggctctcAGTACCTGTTTGGCCAGTAATAGATGCTCTCGGGTCTGGGGCATAGGGCCGTCATTGGCTGCCACCACGAGGATGCAGCCGTCGAGGGGGGCAGTGCCTGTGATCATATTCTGGGTAGGATAGGAAACAGTGTAGTTCAAGGACCTCCTCAGCTCCACGTCCATCTAGCCAAGCACAACAGCTGAGGCCCACCTTTCTCTGCTATCTCCTTACCACTCACTTTGAGAGGTCATGCCCAGAAATCCATGACTTCAACCCATGCACCTTGAATATCTTAACTTCCCCACAAGTCCAACATTTTTCCTGGCAGGAACAGCCCCGGGCCCTGTACCCAGCAATTCTCTCACCTTCACGTAATCTGCGTGACCGGGGCAGTCTGTGTGGGCATAGTGGCGGGCGGCAGTGCTATACTCCACGTGAGCCGCATTAATTGTGATTCCACGCGCTCGCTCTTCAGGGGCGTTGTCAATCTCTTCATACTTCTTAAACTTGGCTCCACCCCCCTCCGCTAAAActaaggggaaggaggagaataaACCTCTCAGATCAAGTTCCAGAGGTAGAGGCAGGGCTCAAGCCACACCCAAGTCCCTCCCACCTACTACGCAAAGGACAGTCTGGGAGAATAATGCGTCCGTGATCCCCTCCGTCAGTTCCTGCAGCGGGTGTAACTCGGGtgagaaggaaatattaaagggcCTCAAGGTCCAGCTCTGCGACTTCTCCAGGATAAAGCCGATGCTTACAGGACACTGGCCGCGGCTAGAGAGAGGCCATTCGGGCTCCCCAGCTTATGCATCACAAAATCTTGCACGTTCAGGGGAAATGTGTTTCCTGCATCTTCCAATCCACCGCCCGGGGCCACAGCACATGCCGGGCTCCAGGTCCCGCCAGCACAGCGGGAGCTTCCGGACGCCCCCGACCCATCCCCGCTTACTCTTCGTGATGGCCGCGGTCAGTGTGGTCTTGCCGTGGTCCACATGGCCGATGGTGCCCACGTTCACATGGGGCTTGTCGCGCACATAGGTCTTCTTGGCCTCCACGGCCAGGCCGCGGCACAAGCGGGGCAGTGCCGGGGCCTTCAGTGGCCGCAGCAGACCCTGCAGCAATGGGGTCGGGCCGGTGCCGAGACCTGCCGAGGCAGAGGCTTGGAGTCAGGGCGCCGGTCCGAGCCCGGCCGCTCCCGACGACCCCCCAGGTGGCCCCGCGCCACTATTGCCTTCCCCGCCCCCTCACCGCTCAAGAGGGGCGTCGCGCGCAGCAGGGTGGTGGCCGCCATTGTGGTCGTTCTCGCGCCCCGAGCCGGGCCCCCGCGCGTGCGAAAAGGAAAGGGCACGGGCGACTGGAAGTGACTTCCGGCGGAAGTGAAGGCTCGGAGGGCAAGTCTGGGTCCGTCTAGCCTCCAGTTTTTGTGGCCGTCTTACGACTTCCGGGCGTGGGACCAAAGACGACGCCAGGAAGGGGCTGGCGTctcgggggcggggagggagggacccGGTTTCCACGGCGCTCTCGGGCCTAGCGAACCTACGGGGGCACAGCGGGTGACTCGGGCGGCTCGGGGGAGCGACGTAAAGTGTTCCGTCGCGCACCAGCGCCCCGAGGCTCATGGGCGTTGTAGTTCCCAGGGCGGCGCGCTGTGTTTGCGCAGGGCGTGGGCGTCAGGTAGGGCTAGGCCGGGTCCGGAGCGAGAGTGCCGGCCTCCCGAAGGCGGAGGCGGCGGCTCAGACGCGGTCTGCTCGGGAGCGTCCTGGCCCAGAGCCCCCTGGGGTCCGACCCACTGCGCGGGTCTGGCGAGAGATCTGGCGGCCGTTGAGCCGCCCCTGGAGGTAGGACCAGGCCCTACGGCCAGGCTGAGAGAGACGGGCCTGGGAGCCTTTCGCGGGTGGGGCGCAAGTGTGACCCATCTCTCCGCGGAGcgtctgttttcttatctgtaaaatgggaacagagaTTCTGACGTCTGGCTCTGAGAGGAAATGAGCTGGACAGAGGCAGGAATGGTGTCCAGGGGCCTCCAGGTCCCACAGCCCCTGACCCTCAAATACCCGCTTTCCTGGCTCACAGCCTGCGGGGACAGACAGCTTTGCCGTCCACCCCTAGAGCCCCTCAGCAAGCCAGGGACTAATTCCCTTCATCGTCGCCCCACCNCCACCCGCCCACCCAGTTATACAGATGATACCGAGGGTGAGGGGCCGGCCTCGAGTGCCTGTAGGGGCAGCCTGAGTCTTTCTTTTCCCTACCGTGGCCCCAGCACCGAACACAGGGCGGGGCACCCAGTGAGCGCTCAGGgaatttgttgactgaatgagtGAGTGCAAGGCTGGCAAATGACCTTTAACTTTGACATCCATCATCTCGTCACTCTGGGACGAGAACAGCAGCTGCTTAACCCTGATTGATGTTTCCCAAACCCATCAGATCCTAAGACTCCATGGACGGTTTTGCGTTTCAGATAGATTCCCTAATTCCTCCCTTGAAGGTGATGATTCAGGAGGGTCTGAGCACAGACAGGGAAGCTGTTTATTTATAACACGCGGTTTCCCAAGCTCGGAAGAGTTTGGAAAACTCAGAGCTAGAGCTTTGCATGGATCAGGCGTTGTGCAAATGCTTCGTATTGGTTCACATTCAATGCACCCGGCGTTACCCTGTGTGGTTGGAGccattatttcccccattttacaggtgagaaaatggagCATCAGGGTGATTTAGGAACCCAGTACAACTGAACTCCAAAAAAGTGTGCATTTAACCACTGCCTGGTACTGTCATTCAGAGGTCCATCTACTGCTCGGGTAAAATGAAGAACGTGCTAAGACTTCTGTCCTCCTGGCCCTCCAGCCCATCAGCTCTGCTTAGGAAGGGCTGGTGCCGTAACTAaaggttttctttgtctttatcctGTACCTCAGTCACTCCACTCCTGGGAATGTCTCCTAAGACACTGTTGGCCACTCTCGGAATGTAAggttttttttgcgggggggggggcgggtattTGAACAAAGCTTTCTATTTTAGCGGTGCTGTATTTATTTGAATGTGTAttagtttaggggaaaaaaactggGGTGGCAAATACTgagattaaaaaatgattcaatttcggggcgcctgggtggcacagcggttaagcgtctgccttcggctcagggcgtggtcccggcgttatgggatcgagccccacatcaggctcttccgctaggagcctgcttcttcctctcccactccccctgcttgtgttccctctctcgctggctgtctctctttctctctcgaataaataaataaaatctttaaaaaaaaaatgattcaatttCAAAAACTGTATGTGGTCGATGATATTACGGGTAGTATTCACATGGGGCAGATTTGGGGGCAGGTGGTACATGAATGACTGAAATTTGAGAAACACGGCACTCAGAAAAGAGTCCAAagggagaagattttttttttaagattttatttatttattcgacagagatagacacagccagcgagagagggaacacaagcagggggagtgggagaggaagaagcaggcttgtagcggaagagcctgatgtggggctcgatcccataatgccgggatcacgccctgagccgaaggcagacgcttaaccgttgtgccacccaggcgccccaaagggaGAAGATTTTTTATGGAACTGTTGGCTGTAGCGTCCTGTGTGATAGTTGGAAGTCTTGATTTACAGACAACAGAATTTACATTGGCTGGTTTATGCAGAAGAAGGATTTGTGTAAGCGTTTGAGTTAGCTGACAGAATTGTGGGACGGGCTGGAGAAACAGCTCCCAAGCCATGGAGCTGATCTGACGTGGGAAGAAAAGCGCTGCTCCCACCATTGCCACCAAACACTAAAGGCCAGAACTTAGACTCGACTGTGACACCTACTGCTCATGGCACTGAAGCCACTTCTGCCTCAAGAAAgtggccttccctccctcccgaCCCTCCTGCCCCCACGATCAGGCAAATTCAAAGCCTCCCTTGAATGCACCTGATTGGAAAAGCCTAGATCGTCCTGTGTCCATGTCTTGTATCAGAGGAGTCTAAGAGAGGCCGCCTAACTTTGATGTTGGAGAGCAGGAGTGCTAGCAGGGGAATCTCCCCAGATGTCCAGCCATGCCTGTGACCAGTAGCACAGTGAGCACAGACGTCCAGCATGTGGCCGTGGGAGCATCAGTGTGGCATGGCCTCTAGATGAGGTAGTCCTAGAGTGGGCTCAGAGTTGCGGAGACCAGGACAGCCAACCACCTGGGAAAATGCCTGTGAGCAGTGCCCGATGAAGAAGGCAGGCTGGCTGCTGTAGAAACCTAGCAGGTGGGGGTTGGCGGGGCGGGCGGACGACAAAGGAAGTGGAGAACACTCAGGACTTTAGGAGGCTGTGAATTTGCTAGGAGAAAGATTTTTCTGAGACACGTATTTTGAG
This genomic interval carries:
- the TUFM gene encoding elongation factor Tu, mitochondrial isoform X2 is translated as MAATTLLRATPLLSGLGTGPTPLLQGLLRPLKAPALPRLCRGLAVEAKKTYVRDKPHVNVGTIGHVDHGKTTLTAAITKILAEGGGAKFKKYEEIDNAPEERARGITINAAHVEYSTAARHYAHTDCPGHADYVKNMITGTAPLDGCILVVAANDGPMPQTREHLLLAKQIGVEHVVVYVNKADAVQDAEMVELVELEIRELLTEFGYKGEETPVIVGSALCALEQRDPELGVKSVQKLLDAVDTYIPVPTRDLEKPFLLPVESVYSIPGRGTVVTGTLERGILKKGDECEFLGHSKHIRSVVTGIEMFHKSLERAEAGDNLGALVRGLKREDLRRGLVMAKPGSIQPHQKVEAQVYILSKEEGGRHKPFVSHFMPVMFSLTWDMACRVILPPGKELAMPGEDLKITLILRQPMILEKGQRFTLRDGNRTIGTGLVTETPAMTEEDKNIKWS
- the TUFM gene encoding elongation factor Tu, mitochondrial isoform X1: MAATTLLRATPLLSGLGTGPTPLLQGLLRPLKAPALPRLCRGLAVEAKKTYVRDKPHVNVGTIGHVDHGKTTLTAAITKILAEGGGAKFKKYEEIDNAPEERARGITINAAHVEYSTAARHYAHTDCPGHADYVKMDVELRRSLNYTVSYPTQNMITGTAPLDGCILVVAANDGPMPQTREHLLLAKQIGVEHVVVYVNKADAVQDAEMVELVELEIRELLTEFGYKGEETPVIVGSALCALEQRDPELGVKSVQKLLDAVDTYIPVPTRDLEKPFLLPVESVYSIPGRGTVVTGTLERGILKKGDECEFLGHSKHIRSVVTGIEMFHKSLERAEAGDNLGALVRGLKREDLRRGLVMAKPGSIQPHQKVEAQVYILSKEEGGRHKPFVSHFMPVMFSLTWDMACRVILPPGKELAMPGEDLKITLILRQPMILEKGQRFTLRDGNRTIGTGLVTETPAMTEEDKNIKWS